One Alteromonas sp. KC3 DNA segment encodes these proteins:
- a CDS encoding substrate-binding periplasmic protein: MVTVKACLKQGALFIASLSVFCTLITHSVASPTQVRFAINAPGSPPYLFYDKLSQSYRGVVVDFFSFVEARGDYVVSYLDSNRVRSENFLLQGEADVFLSAVEWLNNPESFVLSDTFMKHASYMYSTSAFYGPFVPADNPNASICTRYGFIYPVLQEFFYKNSGGLVRVNSNSQTTMAMMLARGRCDFTIMSEQNALSIMFEEQFCDTAFYQSSNVISDVELVFVIRPELAALRDIIKLELKNFTDSGALQESINRHSGIHRFPKHKCPA, from the coding sequence ATGGTGACAGTGAAAGCATGCCTTAAGCAGGGAGCGCTTTTTATAGCGAGCCTGTCAGTTTTTTGCACTCTGATTACTCATTCTGTAGCCTCTCCAACTCAAGTGCGTTTTGCCATAAATGCACCGGGTTCACCACCATACCTTTTTTATGACAAGCTTTCACAGAGCTATCGCGGCGTAGTTGTAGACTTCTTTTCGTTTGTAGAGGCACGCGGCGACTACGTTGTGTCGTATTTAGATTCAAACCGAGTGCGCAGCGAAAACTTCTTGCTGCAAGGCGAGGCGGATGTCTTTTTATCTGCTGTTGAGTGGCTTAATAATCCCGAATCATTTGTGCTTAGCGATACCTTCATGAAGCATGCTAGTTATATGTATTCAACGTCGGCGTTTTATGGGCCTTTTGTGCCCGCTGATAATCCAAATGCCAGTATTTGCACGCGCTATGGATTTATTTATCCGGTACTGCAAGAGTTCTTTTACAAAAATAGTGGCGGATTAGTCAGAGTAAACTCGAACAGTCAAACCACCATGGCCATGATGTTGGCTCGCGGAAGGTGTGATTTTACAATTATGAGCGAGCAGAACGCGTTGTCGATTATGTTTGAGGAGCAATTTTGCGACACAGCCTTTTACCAATCATCAAATGTTATTAGCGATGTTGAACTGGTTTTTGTAATACGCCCTGAGCTTGCAGCGCTTCGCGACATTATCAAACTAGAGTTGAAAAATTTTACTGATAGTGGTGCGCTTCAAGAGTCTATCAACCGGCATTCGGGTATCCATCGATTCCCCAAGCATAAATGTCCAGCGTAA